The sequence below is a genomic window from Lemur catta isolate mLemCat1 chromosome 12, mLemCat1.pri, whole genome shotgun sequence.
CACCCAGGAAAAGCTGTCCTTGGAATTCCAGGATGTTCAGGCTTCCTCTAGAAATTCCAAAAAGATCCCTCTGGAGAAGAGGGAGCTGAAGTTAGCCAGGCTGAGGCAGCTGATGCAGAGGTCCCTGAGCGAGTCTGACACGGACTCCACCAACTCCGAGGACCCCAAGAGCACCCCTGTGAGGAGGGCTGACCGGCCCCGGCCGCAGCCCATCGTAGAGAGCGTGGAGAGCGTGGACGGCGCAGAGAGCTTACACCTGATGATCAAGAAACACACCTTGACATCTGGACGCAGGTTTCCCTTTGGCATCAAGGCCTCCAAATCCCTGGATGGCCATAGCCCATCTCCCACCTCAGAGAGCAGCGAACCGGACCTAGAATGCCAGTATGCAGGCTCGGGGAGCACTCCCCCAAACCAGCCCTCGGGGGACCCCACTCAGACCAGCCCTGACAGCGCTGCTGCCCAGAAAGTTGCCACGAGTCCCAAGAGCGCCCTCAAGTCTCCATCTTCCAAGCGCCGGACGTCTCAGAACTTAAAACTCAGAGTTACCTTTGAGGAGCCTGTGGTGCAAATGGAGCAGACGGGCCTTGAACTAAgtggagaaaaagataaagacagGGGTAGGATTTTCCATCGGGCCTCCACGAGTAGCGAGTCAGGGGATCAACTGAAAAGGCCCTTTGGAACCTTTCGCTCCATCATGGAGACACTAAGTGGCAACCAGAACAATAACAATAACTACCAGGCAGCCAGCCCGCTGAAGACCTCCACGCTGCCCCTAACCTCGCTCGCAAGGAAGACGACAGACGCCAAGGGAAACCCTGGGAGCTCCGCTGGCAAAGGAAAGAACAAGGCAGTGAGTGCTCTTTGGGGAttatcctttttcttcccttgaatTGATCGTGTGGTTCCTAACCCTGCAGATTGGTGACCTGTGCCACCCTGAGGGAATCCCCAGAAAAATTCCAAAGGGCTGCATGGACAGCCACATCCGTGTGTTGCTACTGACATGTCAGGTTAGAGTATATACCCCTTGCTCTTCCTTCAGCAAATACTCCCAGAAAGGTAAATAAGTCACAGGAGAGTATATTCTGGTCCCTAAATTTCCCTAAATGGCTTAATCCTTGAGTGTTAAGGGTCCTAGACTGGGAGGCATTTCTACAGGATGAAACTACCAATCAATGCAAAATCAAGGTCCTTCGTTGGCACCGATTCTGTCTTAGGAAGAGTTTGTTCTCTTCATGTGACTGGGTAGTTTATTTTCAGGCCCAAATTAAAAAGCACATaaatagaaattctatttttaaagacttaGCTATTCAACTTTGGAGTGACCTTTGAAATGAATACACCGCAGGGACCTCCACATGGGCATTTTACAACACAGACCCCTGAGTGTTGATTGGAGCCTATAGGAGTCTGAAGCGCTTGCCAGTCCACAGGGGATGGCAGAGTGTGCCACGaactacattttatattataattgaaTCTACTGGAAAACCACACACTATAATCTGTGACTTACATCCAGTGAATCAGAGATATGAACATCTTTTTAGGCAGTGTTTCCTGCATGCTCTATGCTTGCCATGCTATTAAAAAATGGTCTAGAAGCCAAAATGAAAAACTCTTTGTGGAATGGGATGGCTCAGATCATGTGTCACGCAATCTAGATAAACCACCCAGAGGAGTGTTAGAATCTTCATAACTTACTACTTGCTATAATGTTAAAAGCCCATTACAGTGAGGTCTAAGAACCGTCCACATTCTTTTTGCAGCACCCAAATCAAGTTTTAGTTAGTATTCCTCTAAATAATTGAACATCAATTTTAAATTAGACATCAATTTTCTCTGTAAATTGTCCTTGTCATAAAGGACTTTATCATGTATTTGTTTCATCAGGAAAAGGCACGCTTGAGCTGAAGACACCAGACTTTTTggtttaaatatatcaaaactgAAATTGCTCAAATAAAACTTTTCCAAGTAACTTAATGGGTCCTGTCGCTCAGTAGTGAGAGAAGAATCCTCTCAACAGGGCCCGTGCTCCTTAAAGCATACACTAGGCTGCTGTCCTCTAATCTCCCTCCTGCATGCTTCATGTGTTTCGGGGCTTGTGCATGTGCTGAGCTTGTTGCATGTTTTCCGATGATTTTTAATTGCGCCTCTCTAGGAGATGTACAGCAGCTGCATCAATCTTTCCTCTAACACGCTGGCTGAGGAGCGTCTGCGTAACTCTGCACGGTACGTGGCTTAGTGGCTGCGTGGTATGGCGCTGCCAAGCCTTTGCCTTCAGTTGCATGAGCTTTTACATTATGGACCCGGAACACCTTTCCGCAGGGGATGAcaccaaggaagaagaaaattacaaCTGTTCCCTCAAACAGCAGCAGGCACAGACGGGTAACTGGGTCTTAGAATGGCTGCTAGTCCTCCACTGGAGGGGCTTCACTCCAGCATCAGTCAGGAGAATCTACTCAGTCCGCAAACTTGCTGCATATCCTAGTTGACTTTGGCTTTCAGTCTTTGTTTTACTGGAGTCAAGTACCAAGTAAGTATTGAAATCAAATTTCCTGTCATGGTGGAATGAGTCAGCCTCCAGTCAGAATCAGAACTTTGAAACAGAGCTGGAGTTTTATTTCAGTGCTGATTATAGACTGAAAGCTCCTTTCGTCACCATTCTGCTGATCTCAGGAGAAGCAAGGCCCTGCTGTTCTGGAATTTCTCTAGCTTAGCATTATGAACCGCGATTCCAGGCTCTGAGCAGTCTTAGGAGTTCACTCCAATAAAGCAAAGGTCTTTCTCAAACTAAATGTTTACTATTCAAAATGCGTGGACCGTGTACATAGAAGAGAAGGGATCCCGTCCCCAGTGAGTGGAGCACCTCGGTGGGCACCGTCCTCCTGCAGCGTAGCTTTCTTCCTCCCAGAAGAATATGCTCAGTTTGCGGACAGGACAAGGCAGGAAacgggaggaggagaaagagagcagCCAAAGGGGGGTCTGTGTAGTCAGTGTCTCTTAACTGGTGTATTTCAGAAGAGGTAAACCTCCAAACCCATTTTACAAGACTATAGCTTCTAAGCCATTTAAACTAACTGAAAAATCATGACATGCCATTCAGTACTCTTCCAAAATCCTCCAAAGAATTTGGAGGCGGTGGTGTGGGTGCATGTGTTGTGGGTGTTAATTTTAGTTAAGAATACTAAGGTGCAAAGAAGTAACGCTCctttccaccccccccccccaaatctaATTTAATCTGCTCTAGATCTTTTTTCAGGCTACAGGGAAATTAAATCTCAGTCATTTTCGGGGATGCCCCTAGGGGTCTCATTAATTCAGTATGTTAAAGGAAGAGCCTTGGAGCTTCAGTATTTACTGGTCACCAGTGGTCTGCTTGGGTCAGGCTCACATGTTGCCCGAAGCCAGGCGTCTGGACTGCTTCCGGCCACCCTGGGGCAGGAATCTTGGCCAGTGCTGAGGACCCAATGCCTGGGGTGGgaagagaataggaaaaaaaaaaaaaaaaaaccctcccagACATTGATATTGGCCCACTTCTGTTTCTCCTAACTTAGGTTCCCCACCCATACTATTCTCTGTCCCCATCTTGGGTTCTATGTATCTTCTGGCCCCTGGAAAATTCTGCTTTTGTTCTTCAACAGAAGTCACCAGCCATACCCTGAGGCAAGGAAGCACAAAGATTTGGCAAACTCCctgagagggagaaggagaatccctctcttttcttccagGCTCCTACAGCAACTGGGAACAAG
It includes:
- the LOC123648042 gene encoding synphilin-1 isoform X2 codes for the protein MQEQGISLDEVDQDGNSAVHVASQHGYLGCIQTLVEYGANVTMQNHAGEKPSQSAERQGHTLCSRYLVVVETCMSLASQVVKLTKQLKEQTVERVTLQNQLQQLLEAQKSEGKSLPSSPSSPSSPASRKSQWKSPDADDESIAKHKAGVQEGIQVLGSLSASSRARAKAKDEDSDKILRQLLGKEISENVCTQEKLSLEFQDVQASSRNSKKIPLEKRELKLARLRQLMQRSLSESDTDSTNSEDPKSTPVRRADRPRPQPIVESVESVDGAESLHLMIKKHTLTSGRRFPFGIKASKSLDGHSPSPTSESSEPDLECQYAGSGSTPPNQPSGDPTQTSPDSAAAQKVATSPKSALKSPSSKRRTSQNLKLRVTFEEPVVQMEQTGLELSGEKDKDRGRIFHRASTSSESGDQLKRPFGTFRSIMETLSGNQNNNNNYQAASPLKTSTLPLTSLARKTTDAKGNPGSSAGKGKNKAEMYSSCINLSSNTLAEERLRNSARHNDINREMKKSYSIKHIAEPESKELFL